In Achromobacter spanius, the following proteins share a genomic window:
- a CDS encoding ribonucleotide-diphosphate reductase subunit beta: protein MINWEDDTTATQPASPAPAGGQQAAPEVRAATGVFGDTAMPTPAAPEHAAGLAASGAATAQRVKVADKRIINGETDVNQLVPFKYKWAWEKYLATCANHWMPQEINMSRDIALWKNPNGLTEDERRIVKRNLGFFVTADSLAANNIVLGTYRHITAPECRQFLLRQAFEEAIHTHAYQYIVESLDLDEAEIFNAYNEVPSIRAKDEFLIPFIDAIADPHFKTGTPEADQTLLKSLIVFACLMEGLFFYVGFTQILALGRQNKMTGAAEQYMYILRDESMHCNFGIDLINTVKLENPHLWTPAFREEIRELFRKAVELEYAYAEDTMPRGVLGLNAPMFKSYLRFIANRRCQQIGIEPLYPQEENPFPWMAEMIDLKKERNFFETRVIEYQTGGTLSWE from the coding sequence ATGATTAATTGGGAAGACGACACCACCGCCACGCAACCTGCTTCCCCCGCCCCCGCGGGCGGCCAGCAGGCTGCGCCCGAAGTCCGGGCGGCGACGGGTGTGTTCGGCGACACCGCCATGCCTACGCCTGCCGCGCCTGAACACGCGGCGGGTCTGGCCGCCAGCGGCGCAGCCACCGCGCAGCGCGTGAAGGTTGCCGACAAGCGCATCATCAACGGCGAAACCGACGTCAATCAACTTGTGCCGTTCAAGTACAAGTGGGCGTGGGAAAAGTATTTGGCCACGTGCGCCAACCACTGGATGCCGCAAGAGATCAACATGTCGCGCGACATCGCGCTTTGGAAGAACCCGAACGGGCTCACCGAAGACGAACGCCGCATCGTCAAGCGCAACCTGGGTTTCTTCGTCACGGCCGACTCGCTGGCCGCGAACAACATCGTGTTGGGCACCTACCGCCACATCACGGCTCCCGAATGCCGCCAGTTCCTGCTGCGCCAGGCATTCGAGGAAGCGATCCACACGCACGCTTATCAATACATCGTCGAAAGCCTGGACCTGGACGAAGCCGAGATCTTCAACGCTTATAACGAAGTTCCGTCCATCCGCGCCAAAGACGAGTTCCTGATCCCGTTCATCGACGCGATCGCGGACCCCCACTTCAAGACGGGCACGCCCGAAGCCGACCAGACGCTGCTGAAGTCGCTGATCGTTTTCGCATGCTTGATGGAAGGCCTGTTCTTCTACGTGGGCTTCACGCAGATCCTGGCGCTGGGCCGCCAGAACAAGATGACCGGCGCGGCCGAACAGTACATGTACATCCTTCGCGATGAATCCATGCACTGCAACTTCGGCATCGACCTGATCAACACCGTCAAACTGGAAAATCCGCATCTGTGGACGCCGGCTTTCCGCGAAGAAATTCGAGAACTCTTCCGCAAAGCGGTCGAACTCGAATACGCTTACGCCGAAGACACGATGCCGCGCGGCGTGTTGGGCTTGAACGCACCTATGTTCAAATCCTACCTGCGCTTCATCGCCAACCGTCGTTGCCAGCAAATCGGTATCGAACCGCTGTACCCGCAGGAAGAGAATCCCTTCCCTTGGATGGCGGAAATGATCGATCTTAAAAAGGAACGCAACTTTTTTGAAACTCGCGTGATCGAATACCAAACCGGTGGCACGCTGAGCTGGGAGTAA
- a CDS encoding histone H1-like DNA-binding protein, with the protein MATAKKAVKKAAAKKPAAKKAVAKKAAPAKKAAVKKVAVKKVAAAKKPAVKKVAAKKPAAKKVVAKKAVAKKAVAKKAVAKKAVAKKVVAKKAVAKKAVAKKVVAKKAVAKKAVAKKAVAKKAVAKKAVAKKAVAKKAVAKKAVAKKAVAKKAVAKKAPAAKKAVAKKAVAKKAPAAKKAPAAKKAPAAKKAPAAAKPAAAAKPAAAKKPAAKKAAPKKPATPPSTAAAPGAKTALNPAASWPFPTGGRP; encoded by the coding sequence ATGGCAACAGCCAAGAAAGCCGTAAAGAAAGCCGCGGCGAAGAAGCCCGCCGCCAAGAAGGCAGTCGCTAAGAAGGCCGCACCGGCCAAGAAAGCCGCTGTCAAGAAGGTAGCAGTCAAGAAAGTCGCCGCCGCCAAAAAGCCGGCAGTGAAGAAGGTTGCCGCCAAGAAGCCGGCAGCCAAGAAGGTCGTCGCCAAGAAAGCGGTAGCCAAGAAGGCCGTCGCCAAAAAGGCAGTCGCCAAGAAAGCGGTAGCCAAGAAGGTTGTCGCCAAGAAGGCCGTTGCCAAGAAAGCGGTAGCCAAGAAGGTTGTCGCCAAGAAGGCCGTTGCCAAGAAGGCCGTCGCCAAGAAAGCGGTAGCCAAGAAGGCCGTCGCAAAGAAGGCAGTTGCCAAGAAAGCCGTCGCCAAGAAGGCCGTCGCCAAGAAAGCGGTAGCCAAGAAGGCCGTCGCCAAAAAGGCCGTTGCCAAGAAGGCGCCCGCCGCCAAGAAAGCAGTTGCCAAGAAAGCGGTAGCCAAGAAGGCCCCCGCTGCCAAGAAGGCGCCTGCTGCCAAGAAGGCTCCCGCTGCAAAGAAGGCTCCCGCCGCCGCCAAGCCGGCTGCTGCCGCCAAGCCCGCTGCTGCCAAGAAGCCTGCCGCGAAGAAAGCCGCTCCCAAGAAGCCCGCAACGCCGCCCTCCACGGCTGCTGCCCCGGGTGCAAAGACCGCGCTGAATCCCGCCGCTTCGTGGCCGTTCCCCACGGGTGGCCGTCCCTAA
- a CDS encoding YggT family protein: protein MLGEIFRFLLEIVFTLFGAALIARAWMHAIRLHAFNPIARTIYQATNWLVMPLRKVIPAGNKIDWTSLVAAWLAALLYIVLIWLLALGALIPAALLPAAMGSALIMTIKWALNLVVWLTLIQAVLSWVNPTAPMMPLLQALTAPMLDPIRRILPRTSIDFSPLVLLIVAQVLLMVLANLSQRMMGL from the coding sequence ATGCTCGGTGAAATCTTCCGCTTCCTCCTCGAAATCGTGTTCACGCTGTTCGGCGCGGCATTGATTGCCCGCGCCTGGATGCACGCGATCCGCCTCCACGCCTTCAACCCGATTGCGCGCACCATCTACCAAGCCACGAACTGGCTGGTGATGCCGCTGCGCAAGGTCATTCCCGCCGGCAACAAGATCGATTGGACGAGCCTGGTCGCCGCCTGGCTGGCCGCGTTGCTGTATATCGTGCTGATCTGGCTGCTGGCGCTGGGCGCGCTGATCCCCGCCGCGCTGCTACCAGCCGCCATGGGCTCGGCCCTGATCATGACCATCAAGTGGGCGCTGAACCTGGTGGTGTGGTTGACGCTGATCCAGGCCGTGCTGTCCTGGGTCAATCCGACGGCGCCGATGATGCCGCTGCTGCAGGCGCTGACCGCGCCCATGCTGGACCCCATCCGCCGCATCCTGCCGCGCACCAGCATCGACTTTTCGCCCTTGGTGCTGCTGATCGTGGCGCAGGTGCTGCTGATGGTGCTGGCCAATCTAAGCCAGCGCATGATGGGCCTGTAG
- a CDS encoding D-alanine--poly(phosphoribitol) ligase, with translation MRFDLKTFQFVDTGMSPDALAVAAADRSLSWAQLRDEAHAWAENARKHGAGPDVPVAIYGHKEASFFVAMVGALLIGAPFVPVDTIYPVERLRRIVEIVRAAAVYDAAAGTFTQGEGALLAERGLAYVMFTSGSTGDPKGVQIGRESVGLLGDWMLGSFGLGDAPVFMNQAPFSFDLSMYEVFGTLASGGACVLNAREQIAAAGTWMPRLAQHGVTVWVSTPSFAHQQLANRDFSPATLPALRTFLFCGEPLPAALAKKLRQRFPDAVILNTYGPTEATVATTWIEVTDAVLAAHDPLPVGHAKPDSLLIVDEGEICIVGDHVMRGYLNRPDLNDAKLYTHEDGRRAFRTGDLGQMEEGGLLFCRGRMDDQIKLNGYRIELAEIDEALHGLPGVEGGACAVLRRPDGTAVRLIGFVAGVAREPDARLLAPDALADCKARLAQRLPPYMVPSELVACPALPMSNNHKIDRKKLVEIYAGIPA, from the coding sequence ATGCGTTTTGACCTGAAAACGTTCCAGTTCGTTGATACCGGAATGTCGCCCGACGCCTTGGCCGTCGCCGCCGCCGATCGCTCTTTAAGCTGGGCGCAGTTGCGTGACGAGGCGCACGCCTGGGCGGAGAACGCGCGCAAGCATGGCGCGGGCCCGGATGTGCCGGTGGCCATCTACGGCCACAAAGAAGCGTCGTTCTTCGTCGCCATGGTGGGCGCGCTGCTGATCGGCGCGCCGTTCGTGCCGGTTGACACCATCTACCCGGTGGAGCGGTTGCGCCGCATTGTCGAGATCGTGCGCGCCGCGGCCGTCTACGATGCCGCCGCCGGCACGTTCACCCAAGGCGAAGGCGCGTTGCTTGCCGAGCGCGGCCTGGCTTACGTCATGTTTACCTCGGGCAGCACGGGCGACCCCAAGGGAGTGCAGATCGGCCGAGAAAGCGTGGGCTTGCTGGGCGACTGGATGTTGGGCAGCTTTGGCTTGGGCGATGCACCGGTGTTCATGAACCAGGCGCCGTTCAGCTTCGACCTGTCCATGTACGAGGTCTTCGGCACCCTGGCCTCGGGCGGCGCCTGCGTGTTGAATGCACGCGAGCAGATCGCGGCGGCGGGCACGTGGATGCCGCGCCTGGCACAACATGGCGTGACGGTGTGGGTGTCGACCCCATCATTCGCCCACCAGCAGTTGGCCAACCGGGATTTTTCCCCGGCCACCTTGCCTGCGCTGCGCACTTTCCTGTTCTGCGGCGAGCCGCTGCCCGCGGCCTTGGCCAAAAAGCTGCGCCAGCGGTTCCCCGATGCCGTCATCCTGAACACGTATGGCCCCACGGAAGCCACCGTGGCCACCACCTGGATCGAAGTCACCGACGCCGTGCTGGCAGCGCACGACCCACTGCCGGTGGGCCACGCCAAGCCGGATAGCCTGTTGATCGTGGACGAAGGCGAGATCTGCATCGTGGGCGACCACGTCATGCGCGGCTACCTGAACCGCCCCGATCTGAACGACGCCAAGCTCTACACCCACGAAGACGGCCGCCGCGCTTTCCGCACGGGCGACCTGGGCCAGATGGAAGAGGGCGGCTTGCTGTTTTGCCGAGGCCGCATGGACGACCAGATCAAGCTGAACGGCTATCGCATCGAGTTGGCGGAAATCGACGAGGCGCTGCACGGTCTGCCGGGGGTGGAAGGCGGCGCCTGCGCGGTGCTGCGCCGTCCCGATGGAACGGCGGTGCGCCTGATTGGTTTTGTGGCGGGCGTGGCGCGGGAGCCGGATGCGCGTTTGCTGGCGCCCGATGCCTTGGCCGATTGCAAAGCGCGGCTGGCCCAGCGTCTGCCGCCCTATATGGTGCCGTCGGAACTGGTGGCGTGCCCGGCATTGCCAATGTCGAACAACCACAAAATCGACCGCAAGAAGCTGGTCGAGATCTACGCCGGGATTCCGGCGTAG
- a CDS encoding MBOAT family O-acyltransferase — MELFASLSFFGGALCGGLGLLAYRSFGMPFRIGYRHIIGVICLGVWMAVFWARPYQPIALLAISGSALWAVRRNYIPTWLAVIITMTPLLLVKTGVSHLGAMLGLSFATFRAIDVLLFAQRNERVSPLDYFIYLFFPLTLLAGPMYRWRNFQADLKRGYEGVNLNTWLTGLELIMLGVIQKFGLAELIWRYGLATLDAHDYSFTGVVLNASLYSAYLFFDFAGYSTMAIGIGMLFGFTLPINFRNPLATLNPQDFWRRWHISLSEWLRDVVFMPIYKALSKTRFFGRHRMAAQNIGIFATLLAMGVWNGLSLHYIVSGLMFGAYSVGHNLLVNAARTRPALQSTLAHPVMRFLGRVLTLILAALALYVFSGRSPI; from the coding sequence ATGGAATTGTTTGCAAGCTTGAGCTTTTTTGGCGGCGCCCTGTGCGGCGGCCTGGGCCTGTTGGCATACCGCTCGTTCGGCATGCCGTTTCGCATCGGCTATCGCCACATCATCGGGGTGATCTGCCTGGGTGTCTGGATGGCGGTGTTCTGGGCGCGACCCTATCAGCCCATCGCGCTGCTGGCTATTTCGGGTAGCGCCTTGTGGGCCGTGCGCCGCAACTACATTCCCACCTGGCTGGCCGTCATCATCACCATGACGCCGCTGCTGCTGGTGAAGACCGGCGTGTCGCACCTGGGGGCGATGCTGGGCCTGTCGTTCGCCACCTTCCGCGCCATCGACGTGCTGCTGTTCGCGCAACGCAACGAGCGCGTGTCGCCGCTGGACTACTTCATCTACCTGTTCTTCCCGCTGACGCTGTTGGCCGGCCCCATGTACCGCTGGCGCAATTTCCAGGCGGATCTCAAGCGCGGCTATGAAGGCGTGAATTTGAATACCTGGCTGACCGGGCTGGAGCTGATCATGCTGGGCGTGATCCAGAAGTTCGGCCTGGCCGAGCTGATCTGGCGTTATGGCCTGGCCACGCTGGACGCGCACGACTATTCGTTCACGGGCGTGGTGTTGAACGCCTCGCTGTACAGCGCGTATCTGTTCTTCGACTTCGCCGGCTATTCGACGATGGCGATCGGCATCGGCATGCTGTTCGGCTTCACCTTGCCGATCAACTTCCGCAACCCCTTGGCCACGCTGAACCCGCAGGACTTCTGGCGCCGCTGGCACATCAGCTTGTCGGAGTGGTTGCGTGATGTGGTGTTCATGCCGATCTACAAGGCGTTGAGCAAGACCAGGTTCTTCGGACGCCATCGCATGGCGGCGCAGAACATCGGCATCTTCGCCACGCTGCTGGCCATGGGCGTGTGGAACGGCTTGTCGTTGCATTACATCGTGAGCGGGCTGATGTTCGGCGCGTATTCGGTGGGGCACAACCTGCTGGTCAACGCGGCGCGCACCCGGCCCGCCTTGCAGTCCACGCTGGCGCATCCGGTGATGCGGTTCCTGGGCCGCGTGCTTACCTTGATTCTGGCCGCGCTGGCGCTGTACGTGTTCAGCGGCCGCAGCCCCATCTGA
- a CDS encoding D-alanyl-lipoteichoic acid biosynthesis protein DltD, giving the protein MLLPILRNTRLLSHVAAAATAVALAVRAYWGADDLLSRIVTPAAAPLSATAGKNNYLPNLGPDWGTQHVNLNRLGNALSDGTLVVLGSSELSSHDLRFVPYRFFPEELKMPTLAYGHAMFQSYGIVSVLESVADSLTPNTRLVIMVSPAWFASGGQLPRSAFAEHVTGPVWDRLWDQPSTREQMQTWITDNANWGLLWLIANGQAAELKDKLALWWHARQEPAPDRPRTKLSVPAHRFVSWPSAARLNAGQWGQLTHQAREVEHRLGGHNPYDVRDDYYKQYLAPLYSPARNEFADVDPITRAELGDLSRVMALLQKRKVKAYFVIQPFNPKLILDVERFDPVVAAITGMCTRYQMGCLDLYSIPFEPGMLRDDMHLAELGWAMADQGIAEYFSR; this is encoded by the coding sequence ATGTTGCTGCCCATTCTGCGTAACACGCGCTTGCTGTCCCACGTCGCGGCTGCCGCGACGGCGGTTGCACTGGCGGTTCGCGCGTATTGGGGGGCGGACGATCTGCTCAGCCGCATCGTGACGCCCGCCGCCGCGCCCTTGTCGGCCACGGCCGGCAAGAACAACTACCTGCCTAATCTGGGACCGGACTGGGGCACCCAGCACGTCAACCTGAATCGTCTGGGCAACGCCCTGAGCGACGGCACGCTGGTCGTGCTGGGCTCGTCCGAGCTGTCCAGCCACGACCTGCGTTTTGTTCCCTACCGCTTCTTTCCCGAAGAACTGAAAATGCCGACGCTGGCCTATGGCCACGCCATGTTCCAGTCTTACGGGATCGTCAGCGTGCTGGAATCCGTGGCGGATTCCCTGACGCCGAACACGCGGCTGGTGATCATGGTGTCGCCCGCGTGGTTCGCCTCGGGTGGTCAGTTGCCGCGCAGCGCGTTCGCCGAGCACGTGACCGGCCCGGTCTGGGACCGCTTGTGGGACCAGCCCAGCACGCGCGAGCAGATGCAGACCTGGATCACCGACAACGCGAATTGGGGGCTGCTCTGGCTGATTGCCAACGGTCAGGCGGCCGAGCTGAAAGACAAGCTGGCGCTGTGGTGGCATGCCCGCCAGGAACCCGCGCCCGACCGCCCACGCACCAAGCTGTCCGTGCCCGCGCACCGCTTCGTGTCCTGGCCGTCCGCCGCGCGCTTGAACGCAGGGCAGTGGGGGCAACTGACGCATCAGGCGCGCGAGGTGGAGCACAGGCTGGGCGGCCATAACCCTTACGACGTGCGCGACGATTACTACAAGCAGTATCTGGCGCCGCTGTACTCGCCGGCCCGCAACGAGTTCGCCGACGTCGACCCCATCACCCGCGCCGAGCTGGGCGATCTGTCGCGTGTCATGGCCTTGCTGCAAAAGCGCAAGGTGAAGGCCTACTTCGTCATTCAGCCGTTCAACCCCAAGCTCATTCTGGACGTCGAGCGCTTTGATCCGGTGGTGGCCGCCATTACGGGCATGTGCACGCGCTATCAGATGGGTTGCCTGGACCTTTACAGCATCCCGTTCGAACCGGGCATGCTGCGTGACGACATGCACCTGGCCGAGCTGGGCTGGGCCATGGCGGACCAAGGTATTGCGGAGTACTTTTCCCGATGA
- a CDS encoding acyl carrier protein, producing the protein MYTEQELHTKIGDIVESIVMKKVTPDTQLIATGLVDSLAAVDITLAVESEYGCSIPAPEIAEILQSVRTLAGYVAAHSA; encoded by the coding sequence ATGTATACCGAGCAAGAACTCCACACCAAGATCGGCGATATCGTCGAGTCGATCGTCATGAAGAAAGTCACCCCCGACACGCAATTGATCGCCACTGGCCTGGTGGATTCCCTGGCTGCCGTGGACATCACGCTGGCGGTTGAATCGGAGTACGGCTGCAGCATCCCGGCTCCTGAAATCGCGGAAATCCTGCAGTCGGTCCGTACGCTTGCCGGCTATGTTGCTGCCCATTCTGCGTAA
- a CDS encoding glycine zipper 2TM domain-containing protein: MNQSKSLSLVTPRTGRWLAVAAVVTSMAVLGGCANPSASSGVYSYDQAQREQIVRTGTVTGVRPIVIQNDKSSGVGMLAGGALGGVAGNAVGGGTGRTIATVGGAILGALAGNAVENRVGKNSGYEITVRLDNGETRVVAQEADLPISVGQRVQVISGAGPTRVTPM; this comes from the coding sequence ATGAACCAAAGCAAATCTCTTTCCCTGGTAACGCCGCGTACTGGCCGGTGGCTGGCCGTTGCGGCCGTCGTGACGTCGATGGCAGTCTTGGGCGGCTGCGCGAATCCCAGCGCATCCAGCGGGGTTTATAGCTACGACCAAGCCCAGCGCGAGCAGATCGTTCGCACGGGCACCGTCACGGGCGTGCGCCCCATCGTGATCCAGAATGACAAGTCCAGCGGTGTCGGCATGTTGGCCGGCGGTGCGCTGGGCGGCGTGGCCGGCAACGCTGTCGGCGGCGGCACGGGCCGTACCATCGCCACCGTGGGCGGCGCTATCCTGGGTGCCCTGGCCGGTAACGCCGTGGAAAACCGGGTCGGCAAGAATTCCGGCTACGAAATCACGGTGCGCCTGGACAACGGCGAAACCCGCGTCGTGGCGCAAGAAGCAGACTTGCCCATCAGCGTGGGCCAGCGCGTGCAGGTGATCAGCGGCGCAGGCCCGACGCGCGTGACCCCGATGTAA
- a CDS encoding carbohydrate kinase family protein yields MATPVLVCGSMAFDTIAVFEGRFKEHILADRIQSLSVSFLVPSMRKEYGGCSGNIAYNMNLLGGKPVPVATVGEDAGEYMERLSGLGIDTSRVKVVPGTFTAQCFITTDLDDNQITAFHPGAMSFAADNDLSDADAAWAIVAPDAKEGMFAHAERLHQRGIPFIFDLGQAMPLFDGADLERMLKMAQALTVNDYEAGVVEQRTGRSMADIAQTLQAVVVTRGAEGATLMTGGKTISIAPVKATQVVDPTGCGDAQRGGLLYGLTSGWNWEDSCRLGNVMGALKIASRGPQNHAPSRADIDAVLHATYGIHLPA; encoded by the coding sequence ATGGCAACCCCCGTCCTGGTTTGCGGTTCGATGGCGTTCGACACGATCGCCGTGTTCGAAGGCCGCTTCAAAGAGCACATTCTTGCCGACCGCATCCAGTCGTTGAGCGTGTCTTTCCTGGTGCCCAGCATGCGCAAGGAATATGGCGGTTGCTCGGGCAACATTGCCTACAACATGAATCTGCTGGGCGGCAAGCCGGTGCCCGTGGCCACCGTGGGTGAAGACGCCGGCGAATACATGGAGCGCCTGTCGGGCCTGGGCATCGACACCTCCCGCGTCAAGGTGGTGCCCGGCACGTTCACCGCGCAGTGCTTCATCACGACCGACCTGGACGACAACCAGATCACCGCGTTCCACCCGGGCGCCATGTCGTTCGCGGCGGACAACGACCTGAGCGACGCGGACGCGGCCTGGGCCATCGTGGCGCCGGACGCCAAGGAAGGCATGTTCGCCCACGCCGAACGCCTGCATCAGCGCGGCATCCCCTTCATTTTCGATCTGGGCCAGGCCATGCCCTTGTTCGACGGCGCCGACCTCGAACGCATGCTGAAGATGGCGCAGGCGTTGACCGTGAATGATTACGAAGCGGGCGTCGTTGAGCAGCGCACCGGCCGCAGCATGGCCGACATTGCCCAGACGCTTCAAGCCGTGGTGGTGACGCGCGGCGCGGAAGGCGCCACGCTGATGACCGGCGGCAAGACCATTTCCATCGCGCCCGTGAAGGCGACGCAGGTCGTCGACCCCACGGGTTGCGGCGACGCGCAGCGCGGCGGCCTGCTCTACGGCTTGACCAGCGGCTGGAACTGGGAAGACAGCTGCCGCCTGGGCAACGTCATGGGCGCCCTCAAGATTGCTTCGCGCGGGCCGCAGAACCACGCGCCGTCGCGCGCTGATATCGACGCGGTGCTGCACGCCACCTACGGCATCCATTTGCCGGCGTGA